ATCTAATCATGCATCTACCTGCATAGCGTCGGGCCAGGATGTCTTGCTGTCCAGCAGTGCGTCCAGCGTGTGCCTCAGgatctcttctctctctggacTGTCCCCGCTGATGATGTAACAGGAGGAGCGAATGCATCTGAAGAAATCCACGCTGACTGTTGGAGAGGAGGCTCCAGAGGGAATGTAGGCCAGGTCCATGTACACACTGACTTCCCCAGCAGAGGTAGACTTAGAGCCTGTGACAGGAGAGggtgtgaagctgctgctcgCCAAGACACCGACTCAAAgtctgaaaagcacaaaaagtcTCAGAGAAATTTAGAGTATTTTCTATCATTTACACCTCATACCTGGATTGGGGGAGGATTTTGCTGGTGCTGTACGGGGGTTGGAGGAAGGCGTACGAGTGGCAGAGACATTCCCCTTTGTGACTCCACTTTGGCTCCCAGTCCTGCTTTTTCCTGATCTTTGGGAGGCCTCAGTAACCTggtcataaaaaagaaaaattatatACAAGGTTCAGTATTAGATTTCACTCCAGCCATAATAAGAAAGAATAATTTTATCCTCAAAATCATAATATCATGGCAAATATGGATTATAAATGCATTATAGAGTATGCAGTATGTTTAAAAACCAGGACTAAATACTTTACAAGGACAACATTTCTGGTATATGCAAGCCAAAGCCTGATTGTagcctaaaaacacacatgactTCATGCACCAAATCACACACATCCTTTCCTCCCATGCTAATAAAAGTAACTCACAGCTGGTGTTTTTTTGCCTCGCATGCCAGTGGCTTTTGCTCTCTTCCCGTGAGCATCAGCGTCAAGCTGAGGAACGGGCATGGAGGTGTCAGGATGTGGGGGCAGGGGCGGACTGTCCCTGAGAGGGGCTGGAAGAGGGTCCTGCGGCAGAGCCTGGCTGGTGCGGAGGTCATGGGGGGAGTTAGACGGCTCACTACATGACTCATCCTCATCTGAGTCCAGAGCTCCATCTGCTGTGGTGGACGGGCAGTCTTCCGTGCAGACGGGGGCATTTGATTCGCTGGGTGACGTGTCCTtggggttgttgttgttgttgccttgATGATGTGGAGCAAAGGGTCCTCTGGGGGACTCGCTCGCACCTGAACCGGAGTCAGGTGGTTTGAAATGCTTGAACTCACAGGGGGAGACCAGACACAGATCCACATCGTGAGCTGACGCCTCAAAATGAAGCGTGTTCGGAGCTGGAGGCCGGCCCATCTCTGAACCCTGCCCTAAAGATCTTGGAGGCTTCTTCATTGGCAAAGACATCCCCACAAAGTGGCCTCCATTGGAGTTGGAGTGATGAACGCTGTCATCCCCCTCTCTTTGACTCACCATGGTCGGTCCTTGCTCCAAGGACATGGACAGTGACTCATCGACTTCTGTGGACTGAGGTGAGCTCACCTCGGCTGGAATGGAGTGTGTAGTGGTGGTGGTAGCAACAGACGGAGAGGGGTCTGAAGATCCATCTTTAAATGCACCCAAAGACAGGAAACTGAGGTGCTTCTCTCTGTGGTTTGTTTGGCTCTCTGGAGTTGAGTTGGGCTGCCCCTCATTTTGCTTGGATGATCCATTTGTCTGGTTGACATCAGCTGACTCTGAGTCACCCATCTGGGCCTGTAACCGGCTGAGAGTGGCCCTGTTGCACCACACATCATCCGGGGACAGACAGTAAGGAGTGTGGCCTGCACTGTTGGGCCGTGAATCAGGGGAGGCAGCCTCTACGGTCTCCACGTCAGGGCTGATTGGGGCCTGGTTCTCTGGAGAGGACCGCGAAGGAGGGCTGCTTCTCAAAGCCCCGTCCAAGAGAGTGTATTCAGTTGGGGTTAAGTCAAGCTGGACTGTTCGCTCTTTCTTTGGCGCCATGTTCAAGGGACATGGAAATCCTACCACTTTTGCTGGTTTGCTAGCATTTCCAGGCTGATCTATAAGTGCTTTCTGCAGGTCTGCATCAGCTTTCTCTCCAGTCCAAACCTTATCTTGCACTCCATTATCACCACTCTCTCCTCCCATTGTCCCTGCGCCACCTGCTGCTTCTTCCCCTGGTGTATCAGCAGCTTCATTACTTGTCTCTTTGCTCAGGCCCCCGAggctcttttcatttcctgactCACTACTTTCCTGCTTTCCTTTATCTGCTGTTTCCACCTGAGCCTCAGTTTCCTCCCGGAGCCGGAGAAAGTCAGCTGTCATATCCTCAGGAGTAGACATTTTGGAGCCACAAGGGTTCTCTTCAGACTCTTTGTCAGTTCTTTgattctgctgctctgcatcaaGACCCCCTGACTCTGAGTTTTCTAACGCAGTCCCAGAATCGGATTTTGTTGAGTTGTTATTTGGCAGTTCAGAGTTTGCATGCGCCTTCTTGCCATTGTTTGCCTCCTTTCCTGATggttttcttgatttctttgGCCCTGTTTTAGAGTCATTTTTTGCTTCctttttgagtttatttttattttcattctttgatTTGGGAGGGAGAACATCCTTTTTCCCCTGATCGTTCCTCATAACACCGTTCTCCTCTTTATTGCCAggcttctcctcctttttgccatctttccctcctcctttctttgaAGTATTCTTCTCTGACgatgctgctttttgttttacacttgTCTctttgattctggttttatCAGCAGCGACTCCGTTTAataattttcctttttcctttacCAGTAcgtcctttccctcctctttaaCTCCCCGATCTTTTCCATGTTTGGTTGTTGGCTCCTTCCCTTGAGACCTGCCACTGTCTTGGCTCTCTGTCCTTGTGGTCTTCCTGTCTTCCCCCAGCCTCTCCAGGTCCCCGGTGGTCACTGTGGGTTTCTGAAGGAAGGCCAGCCCCTTCAGCTTCTCCAGCCCCTGCAGCAGCTTTGCCTGTGGGGTAACCCCAGGGAACAGCACTCTGACCACCTTCTCCTGGGGACACGCTGGGTGCCACACAAGCAGGGCAGACACTGAAGCCAGGGCGGTGAGAGGGAGGCTTTGGGATTTGGATGCTGATGAGACGGCATCAGGCCAGTTTTGCATGAATGTCTGGTACTCCTGACTGTTTTTGCCGGGGTTGAGGATGTACAAATCCAATTGTCCTACCCCCATCTTCTGGAACAGGGTTAGTGGCTCAATGGGGACCCCTTGTGGTCGAAACAATGGCTGTGGTCTGATGTCCAACTTCTTTAACAGCTGAAGGGCGAGGGCCGCCTGTTGTGTGCTCTTCAGTACAGTGTCCACACCTGACATGAGAAGAATGATAACTTTACTTAGCAGTCATTCACATTAGAAATCCAGCGGGGTCCCTACATAACTGCTCATTGTCCCATGATAAGGGACTAATCAATGAGTGAGTCACCACTTCTCTTGGGTTCGCTGTGCGTGCCGCCATATTGCTGTGACGtcaggtgtgtttatgttggCTGGAATGACCCTCCCATTGTACTTTTCCATGCCAGATGTTGCTTTTTTCTGAATTACAGAAACCAGCTTCCAAGCTACAGTAATGAAAAACAGGGCTGCACTACGGCTCTTGACACAGCTACACATTCTGTTGCACATCAACTTACAGAAGTTACTCGATTCTTAGGGGAAAAAGCCACTACTGCAGCTTCTGTGTTGACTGCCAT
This window of the Chaetodon auriga isolate fChaAug3 chromosome 14, fChaAug3.hap1, whole genome shotgun sequence genome carries:
- the LOC143331269 gene encoding microtubule-associated protein 1S-like isoform X3 encodes the protein MEALGEFTSLISGTLSPPSPFELLPPPTTVGFLKLSRPCCYVFPAGRGDCAFFAVNGFTVLVDGGSDSQACFWKLVRHLDRVDAVLLTHIGTENLPGVNTFLERKVAELELSSDIKDDLSKRLISPELGVVFFNAPSRLQVAEQPCVDTVLKSTQQAALALQLLKKLDIRPQPLFRPQGVPIEPLTLFQKMGVGQLDLYILNPGKNSQEYQTFMQNWPDAVSSASKSQSLPLTALASVSALLVWHPACPQEKVVRVLFPGVTPQAKLLQGLEKLKGLAFLQKPTVTTGDLERLGEDRKTTRTESQDSGRSQGKEPTTKHGKDRGVKEEGKDVLVKEKGKLLNGVAADKTRIKETSVKQKAASSEKNTSKKGGGKDGKKEEKPGNKEENGVMRNDQGKKDVLPPKSKNENKNKLKKEAKNDSKTGPKKSRKPSGKEANNGKKAHANSELPNNNSTKSDSGTALENSESGGLDAEQQNQRTDKESEENPCGSKMSTPEDMTADFLRLREETEAQVETADKGKQESSESGNEKSLGGLSKETSNEAADTPGEEAAGGAGTMGGESGDNGVQDKVWTGEKADADLQKALIDQPGNASKPAKVVGFPCPLNMAPKKERTVQLDLTPTEYTLLDGALRSSPPSRSSPENQAPISPDVETVEAASPDSRPNSAGHTPYCLSPDDVWCNRATLSRLQAQMGDSESADVNQTNGSSKQNEGQPNSTPESQTNHREKHLSFLSLGAFKDGSSDPSPSVATTTTTHSIPAEVSSPQSTEVDESLSMSLEQGPTMVSQREGDDSVHHSNSNGGHFVGMSLPMKKPPRSLGQGSEMGRPPAPNTLHFEASAHDVDLCLVSPCEFKHFKPPDSGSGASESPRGPFAPHHQGNNNNNPKDTSPSESNAPVCTEDCPSTTADGALDSDEDESCSEPSNSPHDLRTSQALPQDPLPAPLRDSPPLPPHPDTSMPVPQLDADAHGKRAKATGMRGKKTPAVTEASQRSGKSRTGSQSGVTKGNVSATRTPSSNPRTAPAKSSPNPGSKSTSAGEVSVYMDLAYIPSGASSPTVSVDFFRCIRSSCYIISGDSPEREEILRHTLDALLDSKTSWPDAMQVTVIPTFESVLMQEWYQQTLDRQKELGITVLGSNSTVAMQDETFPACKIEF
- the LOC143331269 gene encoding microtubule-associated protein 1S-like isoform X1 — protein: MASSRVPEREVQEEPRRSATANLDFCLHKYSLLIIIGRTAHLRQTAHISGEIERGIRSWDVDLKSCNLNVYLQEFLSHHTASFKGAGQKCLRHSTRVLDTQVLICPSQEQVRSEVLALLSRESAHKLLILAGQSVEESGDVLFHRGLFSPHRLKQIITEQFIDQDSSASSSTFSLTLSCPNIGQWRKTLLENQPLQGPFTLHINPPEVLPAMEALGEFTSLISGTLSPPSPFELLPPPTTVGFLKLSRPCCYVFPAGRGDCAFFAVNGFTVLVDGGSDSQACFWKLVRHLDRVDAVLLTHIGTENLPGVNTFLERKVAELELSSDIKDDLSKRLISPELGVVFFNAPSRLQVAEQPCVDTVLKSTQQAALALQLLKKLDIRPQPLFRPQGVPIEPLTLFQKMGVGQLDLYILNPGKNSQEYQTFMQNWPDAVSSASKSQSLPLTALASVSALLVWHPACPQEKVVRVLFPGVTPQAKLLQGLEKLKGLAFLQKPTVTTGDLERLGEDRKTTRTESQDSGRSQGKEPTTKHGKDRGVKEEGKDVLVKEKGKLLNGVAADKTRIKETSVKQKAASSEKNTSKKGGGKDGKKEEKPGNKEENGVMRNDQGKKDVLPPKSKNENKNKLKKEAKNDSKTGPKKSRKPSGKEANNGKKAHANSELPNNNSTKSDSGTALENSESGGLDAEQQNQRTDKESEENPCGSKMSTPEDMTADFLRLREETEAQVETADKGKQESSESGNEKSLGGLSKETSNEAADTPGEEAAGGAGTMGGESGDNGVQDKVWTGEKADADLQKALIDQPGNASKPAKVVGFPCPLNMAPKKERTVQLDLTPTEYTLLDGALRSSPPSRSSPENQAPISPDVETVEAASPDSRPNSAGHTPYCLSPDDVWCNRATLSRLQAQMGDSESADVNQTNGSSKQNEGQPNSTPESQTNHREKHLSFLSLGAFKDGSSDPSPSVATTTTTHSIPAEVSSPQSTEVDESLSMSLEQGPTMVSQREGDDSVHHSNSNGGHFVGMSLPMKKPPRSLGQGSEMGRPPAPNTLHFEASAHDVDLCLVSPCEFKHFKPPDSGSGASESPRGPFAPHHQGNNNNNPKDTSPSESNAPVCTEDCPSTTADGALDSDEDESCSEPSNSPHDLRTSQALPQDPLPAPLRDSPPLPPHPDTSMPVPQLDADAHGKRAKATGMRGKKTPAVTEASQRSGKSRTGSQSGVTKGNVSATRTPSSNPRTAPAKSSPNPGSKSTSAGEVSVYMDLAYIPSGASSPTVSVDFFRCIRSSCYIISGDSPEREEILRHTLDALLDSKTSWPDAMQVTVIPTFESVLMQEWYQQTLDRQKELGITVLGSNSTVAMQDETFPACKIEF
- the LOC143331269 gene encoding uncharacterized protein LOC143331269 isoform X2, with protein sequence MASSRVPEREVQEEPRRSATANLDFCLHKYSLLIIIGRTAHLRQTAHISGEIERGIRSWDVDLKSCNLNVYLQEFLSHHTASFKGAGQKCLRHSTRVLDTQVLICPSQEQVRSEVLALLSRESAHKLLILAGQSVEESGDVLFHRGLFSPHRLKQIITEQFIDQDSSASSSTFSLTLSCPNIGQWRKTLLENQPLQGPFTLHINPPEVLPAMEALGEFTSLISGTLSPPSPFELLPPPTTVGFLKLSRPCCYVFPAGRGDCAFFAVNGFTVLVDGGSDSQACFWKLVRHLDRVDAVLLTHIGTENLPGVNTFLERKVAELELSSDIKDDLSKRLISPELGVVFFNAPSRLQVAEQPCVDTVLKSTQQAALALQLLKKLDIRPQPLFRPQGVPIEPLTLFQKMGVGQLDLYILNPGKNSQEYQTFMQNWPDAVSSASKSQSLPLTALASVSALLVWHPACPQEKVVRVLFPGVTPQAKLLQGLEKLKGLAFLQKPTVTTGDLERLGEDRKTTRTESQDSGRSQGKEPTTKHGKDRGVKEEGKDVLVKEKGKLLNGVAADKTRIKETSVKQKAASSEKNTSKKGGGKDGKKEEKPGNKEENGVMRNDQGKKDVLPPKSKNENKNKLKKEAKNDSKTGPKKSRKPSGKEANNGKKAHANSELPNNNSTKSDSGTALENSESGGLDAEQQNQRTDKESEENPCGSKMSTPEDMTADFLRLREETEAQVETADKGKQESSESGNEKSLGGLSKETSNEAADTPGEEAAGGAGTMGGESGDNGVQDKVWTGEKADADLQKALIDQPGNASKPAKVVGFPCPLNMAPKKERTVQLDLTPTEYTLLDGALRSSPPSRSSPENQAPISPDVETVEAASPDSRPNSAGHTPYCLSPDDVWCNRATLSRLQAQMGDSESADVNQTNGSSKQNEGQPNSTPESQTNHREKHLSFLSLGAFKDGSSDPSPSVATTTTTHSIPAEVSSPQSTEVDESLSMSLEQGPTMVSQREGDDSVHHSNSNGGHFVGMSLPMKKPPRSLGQGSEMGRPPAPNTLHFEASAHDVDLCLVSPCEFKHFKPPDSGSGASESPRGPFAPHHQGNNNNNPKDTSPSESNAPVCTEDCPSTTADGALDSDEDESCSEPSNSPHDLRTSQALPQDPLPAPLRDSPPLPPHPDTSMPVPQLDADAHGKRAKATGMRGKKTPAGY